One genomic window of Paenarthrobacter ureafaciens includes the following:
- the pafA gene encoding Pup--protein ligase encodes MDKRIFGIETEFGISYSSPDSRPLAPEEVARYLFRKVVSWGRSSNVFLTNGSRLYLDVGSHPEYATAECDDLAQLIAHDRAGELILDDLVDEAQARLAAEGFNGTVYLFKNNTDSAGNSYGSHENYLIPRRGEFSRLAEILIPFLVTRQLIAGAGKVLKTPHGATFAFSQRADHIWEGVSSATTRSRPIINTRDEPHADAEFYRRLHVIVGDSNMSETSALLKVGTVDLILRMIEAGVIMRDMRMENPIRSIREISHDLSGRALVRLANGRQLSALDIQREYLAKVTEFVAANGAHNPHVPLIIDLWTRTLDAIESGNSSSIDTEVDWAIKKKLMEGYMKRHDIGLDSPRIAQLDLTYHDISRQRGLFFLLQSRGAARRLVTETEVKDAVDAPPQSTRAKLRGDFVRRAQELGRDYTVDWVHLKLNDRAHQTILCKDPFRSVDERVDALLDSMS; translated from the coding sequence ATGGACAAGCGGATATTCGGCATCGAAACTGAGTTCGGGATCTCATATTCGAGCCCCGATTCCAGGCCCTTGGCGCCGGAAGAGGTAGCAAGGTACCTCTTCCGCAAAGTAGTCAGCTGGGGCAGGTCTTCCAACGTCTTCCTGACCAACGGTTCACGGCTGTACCTGGACGTCGGCTCGCATCCCGAATACGCCACAGCCGAGTGCGACGATCTTGCTCAGTTGATTGCCCATGACCGCGCCGGGGAACTCATCCTGGACGACCTCGTGGACGAGGCCCAGGCGCGCCTGGCCGCCGAAGGTTTCAACGGAACCGTGTACCTGTTCAAGAACAACACGGACTCGGCAGGAAACTCCTACGGCAGCCACGAGAACTACCTCATACCGCGGCGCGGTGAGTTCTCCCGGTTGGCCGAGATCCTGATTCCCTTCCTGGTGACGCGGCAACTGATCGCCGGCGCGGGAAAAGTGCTTAAGACCCCGCACGGGGCCACCTTCGCCTTCTCGCAGCGGGCGGACCACATTTGGGAAGGCGTTTCTTCGGCCACCACAAGGTCCCGCCCCATCATCAATACCCGTGATGAGCCTCACGCGGACGCCGAGTTCTACCGCCGTCTGCACGTCATCGTGGGCGATTCGAACATGTCGGAGACTTCCGCCCTGCTCAAAGTGGGCACAGTGGACCTGATCCTCCGCATGATTGAGGCGGGCGTTATCATGCGCGACATGCGCATGGAAAACCCCATCCGGAGCATCCGCGAAATTTCCCATGACCTCAGCGGCAGGGCGCTGGTCCGCCTGGCCAACGGCAGGCAGCTCTCAGCACTGGACATCCAGAGGGAGTACCTGGCCAAAGTCACAGAGTTTGTTGCAGCCAACGGGGCCCACAATCCACACGTGCCGTTGATCATCGATCTTTGGACCAGGACGCTCGACGCGATCGAGAGCGGGAACAGCAGCAGCATCGACACCGAAGTTGACTGGGCCATCAAGAAGAAACTCATGGAAGGCTATATGAAGCGCCATGACATTGGCCTGGATTCGCCGAGGATTGCCCAACTCGACCTCACCTACCACGACATCTCGCGGCAGCGGGGCCTGTTCTTCCTCCTCCAGTCAAGGGGAGCGGCACGGCGATTGGTCACGGAGACCGAGGTGAAGGATGCCGTGGACGCTCCGCCGCAGTCGACGCGGGCCAAGCTGCGGGGAGACTTTGTCCGTCGGGCGCAGGAACTGGGCCGTGACTACACCGTGGACTGGGTCCATCTCAAGCTCAATGACCGGGCGCACCAGACCATTCTCTGCAAGGATCCGTTCCGCAGCGTGGATGAGAGGGTCGACGCCCTCCTTGACTCTATGAGCTGA
- the prcB gene encoding proteasome subunit beta produces the protein MQDPSIGPLANQATSSFTEHLQRSRPELLPFNQTLPAGAAPAAPHATTIVAMTYAGGVLMAGDRRATMGNVIASRHIEKVFPADQYSVLGIAGTAGLAIDITRLFQVELEHYEKIEGTLLSLVGKANRLGAMIRGNLPMAMQGMAVIPLFAGFDHGSATGRLFSYDLTGGRYEEYEHHSVGSGSVFARGALKKLWRPNLSEDEAVAVAVESLYDAADDDSATGGPDPVRQLWPVVYAVNRAGHRRIPERELAAISAAIVESRAIAGREA, from the coding sequence ATGCAGGACCCATCAATCGGCCCCCTGGCCAACCAGGCAACGTCTTCATTCACAGAGCATCTCCAACGCTCGCGTCCCGAACTCCTTCCGTTCAACCAAACACTTCCCGCCGGCGCAGCTCCGGCTGCACCGCACGCCACCACCATTGTGGCCATGACCTATGCCGGCGGCGTGCTGATGGCCGGCGACCGGCGGGCCACCATGGGCAATGTCATCGCGAGCCGGCACATTGAGAAAGTCTTTCCCGCAGACCAGTACTCCGTGCTGGGCATAGCCGGCACCGCAGGCCTCGCGATCGATATCACCCGGCTGTTCCAAGTCGAGCTGGAGCATTACGAGAAGATCGAAGGCACGCTCCTCAGCCTGGTGGGCAAAGCCAACCGATTGGGGGCCATGATCCGGGGCAACCTGCCCATGGCGATGCAGGGGATGGCCGTCATACCGCTCTTTGCCGGATTCGACCACGGATCCGCCACCGGCAGGCTCTTCTCCTACGACCTGACGGGTGGCCGGTACGAGGAGTACGAGCACCACTCGGTCGGCTCGGGTTCCGTTTTTGCCCGGGGTGCCCTGAAAAAGCTGTGGCGGCCGAACCTTAGCGAGGACGAAGCCGTGGCTGTCGCCGTCGAATCCCTCTACGACGCCGCCGACGACGACTCCGCAACCGGGGGACCGGACCCCGTCAGGCAGCTGTGGCCGGTGGTGTACGCCGTTAACCGCGCCGGTCACAGGAGGATTCCGGAACGGGAACTCGCTGCGATTTCGGCGGCCATTGTCGAATCACGCGCTATCGCCGGACGGGAGGCCTGA
- a CDS encoding helix-turn-helix transcriptional regulator: MSASRTERLLNLLLALLNTKVGLSRAVLREKVYRGAADNDAAFGRMFERDKVDLKQFGFEIETLMDTGFGNDDPASTRYRIGKDSNRLPDVHLTPAEGTVLLLAAQLWERAALGKAAADAVRKLHAAGGFSEAELPAGVQPRIKPAGQAFDDVVAAMHGRHPIRFGYLAGSTNREETRDVEPWGLGSRFGQWYLVGFDLGRGAKRFYRLSRMTTAVTVLTNRSFDPPAGFDARAELDSLRELPLRTATLDVKPGRVLALRHRATAVTEGAGIGRDLLSVPFRDPEQFAEELASYGPHVAVREPADLRTAVVRRLEAAAAFNAAPPVPVSFPDAAPATRARKRTSEDQLARMLQLVPFLVHHQGLHIQEVADHFGITRKALIDDLKILICSGLPEGYPDDLLDIQWENDHVYITEHLDLSRPVRFSEEEAAALLTGLAMLGDLPALAGLPDGDAGSALESVTIKLAGAAGDAARLAGSVAGASVAPQQSQAFAAISQALRDGSQLRLRYLSPQRDEVSERDVDPLRLFSMDNTWYFEAYCHSKSGIRNFRLDRIESLEPNGRPVSMASTPETDVPARLFTPGDDDAVVVLQLTRQGAGLADDYYAERTAPMPYGGLLAEVRFGSTDWLPMLVAQHGGSARIIDPLQLRDEAQAWLLAALRQYSGPSSVQSREVG; encoded by the coding sequence GTGTCCGCATCCCGTACTGAACGCCTCCTGAACCTGCTCCTGGCCCTGCTCAATACCAAGGTGGGGTTGAGCCGCGCCGTCCTGAGGGAGAAGGTGTACCGGGGCGCCGCAGACAATGACGCAGCCTTCGGCCGCATGTTTGAACGCGACAAGGTGGACCTCAAGCAGTTCGGCTTCGAGATCGAGACCCTGATGGACACCGGATTCGGCAATGACGATCCCGCCTCCACCCGGTACCGGATCGGCAAGGACTCCAACAGGCTCCCCGACGTGCACCTGACACCTGCGGAGGGAACGGTCCTCCTCCTCGCGGCCCAGCTCTGGGAGAGGGCGGCACTGGGCAAGGCGGCCGCAGATGCCGTGCGGAAGCTCCATGCGGCAGGAGGCTTTAGCGAAGCAGAACTCCCTGCGGGCGTACAGCCGCGGATCAAGCCCGCGGGACAGGCCTTCGACGACGTCGTTGCGGCCATGCATGGCAGGCACCCCATCCGCTTCGGCTACCTGGCAGGAAGCACGAACAGGGAAGAAACCCGCGACGTCGAACCGTGGGGACTCGGCAGCCGGTTCGGCCAGTGGTACCTCGTGGGGTTCGACCTGGGCCGCGGAGCCAAGCGGTTTTACCGGCTCTCCAGGATGACCACGGCGGTCACCGTCCTCACCAACCGTTCCTTTGACCCGCCGGCTGGCTTTGACGCCCGGGCCGAATTGGATTCCCTGCGCGAACTTCCCCTGCGGACGGCCACGCTCGACGTCAAGCCCGGCCGGGTCCTCGCCCTGCGCCACCGCGCCACGGCCGTCACCGAGGGCGCAGGCATCGGACGGGACCTGTTGTCGGTGCCCTTCCGCGACCCGGAACAATTCGCCGAGGAACTCGCCTCCTACGGCCCCCACGTGGCGGTGAGGGAGCCTGCAGACCTGCGCACCGCCGTCGTGCGTCGGCTGGAAGCAGCAGCGGCCTTCAACGCCGCCCCGCCGGTTCCGGTGTCCTTCCCGGACGCTGCGCCCGCCACACGGGCCCGCAAGCGGACATCCGAGGATCAACTGGCCAGGATGCTGCAGCTCGTTCCTTTCCTGGTCCACCATCAGGGACTGCATATCCAGGAGGTGGCGGACCACTTCGGGATCACGCGGAAGGCCCTCATCGACGACCTGAAGATCCTCATCTGTTCGGGACTTCCCGAGGGGTACCCCGACGATTTGTTGGACATCCAATGGGAGAACGACCATGTCTACATCACCGAACACCTGGACTTGAGCCGCCCGGTCCGTTTCAGCGAGGAAGAAGCAGCAGCGCTGCTGACCGGCCTGGCCATGTTGGGCGACCTCCCTGCGCTGGCGGGACTGCCGGACGGTGACGCCGGGAGCGCCTTGGAATCGGTGACCATCAAGCTTGCCGGCGCAGCCGGGGACGCAGCGAGGCTGGCCGGTTCGGTGGCCGGGGCGTCCGTTGCCCCGCAGCAATCCCAGGCATTTGCCGCCATTTCGCAGGCCTTGCGGGACGGCAGCCAACTGCGCTTGAGGTATCTGTCCCCGCAACGCGACGAGGTCAGCGAACGCGATGTGGACCCGCTGAGGCTCTTTTCCATGGACAACACGTGGTATTTCGAGGCGTATTGCCATAGCAAGTCCGGGATCAGGAACTTCCGGCTGGATCGGATTGAATCGCTCGAGCCCAACGGCCGGCCTGTTTCAATGGCAAGCACACCGGAGACCGACGTCCCGGCCAGGCTTTTTACTCCGGGCGACGACGACGCGGTGGTGGTGCTCCAGCTGACCCGCCAAGGAGCCGGCCTGGCCGATGACTACTACGCCGAACGCACGGCACCAATGCCCTACGGCGGTTTGCTCGCCGAGGTCAGGTTCGGCAGCACGGACTGGTTGCCCATGCTCGTGGCCCAGCATGGGGGATCGGCACGGATCATCGATCCCCTGCAGCTCAGGGACGAGGCCCAGGCCTGGCTTCTGGCGGCCCTGAGGCAGTACAGCGGTCCTTCGTCGGTGCAATCCCGGGAAGTTGGCTAG
- the tatC gene encoding twin-arginine translocase subunit TatC translates to MVQTKGRKANPEARMALLDHLKELKNRLFKAAIGVILGTVVGFIIYQPLLEALIKPIKDLNEKEGRAATLNFDGVASSFDLMVQVSVFLGVLVSSPVWIYQLWAFIVPGLHKKERNLALSFVAAAVPLFIGGVLLAWLVLPNAVRVLTDFTPSGASNFISAEIYLAFVLRLLLAFGIAFLVPVVLVGLNLAGIVKGKQLVKSWRITIFLVCLFAAMAAPGADAMSMFYLAAPMLLLFFAAIGVCLWNDRRRERRAIKRAAETEATADIATPATDLENL, encoded by the coding sequence GTGGTACAGACGAAGGGGCGCAAAGCCAATCCCGAAGCCAGGATGGCGCTGCTTGACCATTTGAAGGAGCTTAAGAACCGGCTCTTCAAGGCAGCCATTGGCGTCATTCTGGGCACAGTGGTGGGCTTCATCATCTACCAGCCCCTCCTCGAGGCCCTGATCAAGCCCATCAAGGACCTCAACGAGAAAGAGGGCCGCGCGGCCACCCTCAACTTCGACGGCGTGGCAAGCTCCTTTGACCTCATGGTCCAGGTGTCGGTGTTCCTCGGCGTGCTCGTTTCGAGCCCGGTCTGGATCTATCAACTATGGGCATTCATCGTGCCCGGCTTGCACAAGAAGGAACGGAACCTGGCGTTGTCCTTCGTGGCAGCGGCCGTTCCGCTGTTCATTGGCGGCGTGTTGCTGGCATGGCTGGTTTTGCCGAATGCGGTGCGCGTCCTCACGGATTTCACTCCGTCCGGTGCCTCGAACTTCATCAGCGCCGAAATCTATTTGGCCTTCGTCCTGCGGCTGCTGCTCGCCTTCGGAATCGCTTTCCTTGTGCCGGTGGTCCTGGTCGGCCTGAACCTTGCGGGAATCGTCAAAGGCAAGCAACTGGTCAAAAGCTGGCGAATCACGATCTTCCTGGTGTGCCTGTTCGCAGCCATGGCCGCTCCCGGAGCCGACGCCATGAGCATGTTCTACCTCGCAGCTCCCATGCTTCTTCTCTTCTTTGCGGCCATCGGGGTCTGCCTGTGGAACGACCGCCGGCGTGAACGCCGGGCCATTAAGCGAGCTGCTGAGACGGAAGCCACGGCAGATATTGCCACCCCGGCGACCGATCTGGAGAATCTGTAG
- a CDS encoding FKBP-type peptidyl-prolyl cis-trans isomerase, with translation MSFGQRDYDRTKPEIEFPEGDVPTELRITDLIEGTGAEAKAGDTVSTHYVGVAWSTGEEFDASWGRGAPLDFRVGVGQVIQGWDQGLLGMKVGGRRRLEIPSELAYGSRGAGGAIKPNEALIFVVDLVAVR, from the coding sequence ATGTCATTTGGACAGCGCGATTACGACCGCACCAAGCCGGAGATTGAGTTCCCGGAAGGCGATGTACCCACCGAGCTGCGCATCACCGACCTCATTGAGGGCACCGGCGCCGAGGCGAAGGCCGGCGACACCGTGTCAACCCACTACGTAGGCGTTGCTTGGTCGACGGGCGAAGAATTCGACGCTTCCTGGGGCCGCGGCGCTCCGCTGGACTTCCGCGTTGGCGTGGGCCAGGTTATCCAGGGCTGGGACCAGGGCCTGCTCGGCATGAAGGTCGGCGGCCGCCGCCGTTTGGAGATTCCCTCCGAGCTGGCTTACGGCTCCCGCGGCGCCGGTGGAGCCATCAAGCCCAACGAGGCCCTCATCTTTGTTGTTGACCTCGTAGCAGTCCGCTAG
- a CDS encoding ubiquitin-like protein Pup — MAGQEQQQPQARETETEVDVPEAPPAAPEAQASEATQGVDDLLDEIDGVLESNAEEFVRAFVQKGGQ, encoded by the coding sequence ATGGCAGGTCAGGAGCAGCAGCAACCCCAGGCGCGGGAAACTGAGACTGAAGTCGACGTCCCGGAGGCACCTCCCGCCGCTCCTGAGGCCCAGGCCTCGGAAGCTACGCAAGGCGTGGATGATCTCCTCGACGAAATCGATGGCGTCCTGGAATCCAACGCCGAGGAATTCGTGAGGGCTTTCGTCCAAAAGGGCGGCCAGTAA
- the prcA gene encoding proteasome subunit alpha, with product MTQQFYVSPEQLMKDRADFARKGIARGRSVIVISCADGIALVAENPSPSLHKIGEIYDKIAFAAVGKYNEFESLRQAGVRYADVRGYSYDREDVTARGLASVYAQSLGAVFTAEQKPFEVELAVAEVGPRQELDHLYRLTFDGSIADENGFVVMGGVADQISDVVKDTWDAGLDFPGALRLALRALAADKDVDALPPTAVEAAVLERASESSRGTRRAFRRLLPEDLAQLLVEEA from the coding sequence ATGACGCAGCAGTTCTATGTCTCACCTGAGCAGCTGATGAAGGACCGCGCGGACTTTGCGCGGAAGGGCATCGCCCGCGGCCGCTCGGTCATCGTCATCAGCTGCGCGGACGGGATCGCCTTGGTGGCTGAGAATCCCTCTCCTTCGCTGCATAAAATCGGCGAGATATACGACAAAATAGCGTTCGCTGCCGTTGGGAAGTACAACGAATTTGAGAGCCTGCGGCAGGCAGGGGTCCGCTACGCCGACGTGCGCGGCTATTCCTACGACCGCGAGGACGTCACCGCCCGGGGCCTGGCCAGCGTCTACGCCCAGAGCCTCGGCGCCGTCTTCACTGCCGAACAGAAACCCTTCGAGGTGGAACTGGCCGTAGCAGAGGTTGGCCCCCGGCAGGAGCTGGACCACTTGTACAGGCTCACCTTCGACGGCTCGATTGCCGACGAAAACGGCTTTGTGGTGATGGGCGGTGTCGCGGACCAGATTTCGGACGTCGTCAAGGACACCTGGGACGCCGGCCTGGACTTTCCAGGCGCGCTGCGGCTGGCCCTGCGTGCCCTCGCCGCGGACAAGGACGTGGATGCCCTGCCACCGACGGCCGTCGAAGCCGCCGTCCTGGAGCGCGCATCCGAAAGCAGCCGCGGAACACGCCGGGCTTTCCGTCGCCTGCTCCCCGAGGATCTTGCCCAGTTGCTCGTTGAGGAGGCCTGA
- a CDS encoding FKBP-type peptidyl-prolyl cis-trans isomerase, with the protein MRRLLATLLPVLLLLTACGGGDAPESEPTSKSTGDISKLSSLKVTDNGDDKAPGLDFTKPLAVSEPTVKVVDEGDGETIKAGQTAELAYIAVDGTDGKTIEDTYPSGPQPIELGEDLKAGNEAIYNAIVGAKVGSHVAFAAPGNASASGQAGTQIVVFKLLGAKETPKALEKPEGETVTPPAGLPTVKENEQGIPEISVAGVAAPKELVSQDLIKGNGPVVKESDTLTVNYVGVTLKDGTKFDSSYDRGKPTSFPLTGVIKGWTQGLAGKTVGSRVLLVIPQDLAYGAEGQGEAKGDLVFVVDILGVK; encoded by the coding sequence GTGCGACGACTCCTAGCCACACTCCTTCCTGTCCTGCTGCTGTTGACCGCGTGCGGAGGCGGGGATGCCCCCGAATCAGAGCCCACGAGCAAGTCCACGGGAGACATCTCCAAGCTGTCCTCCCTGAAGGTAACCGACAACGGTGACGACAAGGCCCCGGGGCTTGATTTCACCAAGCCCCTGGCTGTCTCCGAACCCACCGTCAAGGTTGTGGACGAAGGCGACGGGGAAACGATCAAGGCCGGCCAGACCGCCGAACTGGCGTATATCGCCGTCGACGGTACCGATGGCAAGACCATTGAGGATACTTACCCTTCCGGCCCCCAGCCGATCGAGCTGGGCGAGGACCTGAAGGCAGGCAACGAGGCCATCTACAACGCTATTGTCGGCGCCAAGGTCGGCTCGCACGTTGCTTTCGCGGCTCCCGGCAACGCCTCCGCCAGCGGACAAGCGGGCACCCAGATCGTCGTGTTCAAACTGCTTGGTGCCAAGGAGACCCCCAAGGCCCTTGAGAAGCCTGAAGGCGAAACCGTGACCCCGCCCGCAGGCCTGCCCACGGTCAAGGAGAACGAGCAGGGCATTCCGGAAATCTCCGTGGCGGGCGTCGCCGCTCCCAAGGAACTCGTCTCGCAGGACCTGATCAAGGGCAATGGCCCCGTGGTGAAGGAAAGCGACACCCTGACCGTCAACTACGTGGGTGTCACCTTGAAGGACGGCACCAAGTTCGATTCCAGCTATGATCGCGGCAAGCCCACCAGCTTCCCGTTGACGGGCGTCATTAAGGGCTGGACGCAGGGCCTCGCCGGCAAGACCGTAGGCTCCCGGGTCCTCCTTGTCATCCCGCAGGATCTTGCTTACGGCGCCGAAGGCCAAGGCGAGGCCAAGGGCGACCTCGTGTTCGTCGTCGACATCCTGGGCGTCAAGTAA
- the tatA gene encoding Sec-independent protein translocase subunit TatA has translation MRLEGWHLIIIIVLALVLFAAPKLPSMARSIGQSMRIFKSEVREMKKDGASETKDTQASSDAVEGRVVDHPDAKAKNNGETDVPPSNRV, from the coding sequence ATGAGGCTTGAAGGCTGGCATCTCATCATCATCATCGTCTTGGCCCTGGTGCTTTTTGCCGCGCCCAAGCTGCCCTCCATGGCACGCAGCATCGGACAGTCGATGCGCATTTTCAAGTCCGAGGTCCGGGAGATGAAGAAGGACGGTGCATCCGAAACGAAGGACACTCAGGCTTCTTCCGACGCCGTCGAAGGCAGGGTTGTGGACCACCCGGACGCAAAGGCAAAGAACAACGGCGAAACGGACGTTCCGCCCTCCAACCGCGTCTAA